In a genomic window of Quercus lobata isolate SW786 chromosome 4, ValleyOak3.0 Primary Assembly, whole genome shotgun sequence:
- the LOC115987643 gene encoding protein FAR1-RELATED SEQUENCE 11-like, translating into MKNFANLMKKSPKAILIDQDLWITEAVSKELLSTKHVFCIWHITAKFSGWFTEILHSQYSNWCMDFYNLYKLNSCEEFEHQWSQVMAKYDMLTNKHVSGLYQIKHFWVPCYLCGYFFGGMTITRRSESIKAFIKWFVSSYINLMQFIEQVDLAIEDIEQTQSHDTMLEKYRGSSLRTLSPIEEQAHSVLTPYAFKNFQEEFGRATQYSVLQENGIEFVLQYYEEKTSQKHLVLWDGEMTSCSCKNFEFWGILCRHTLSVFIHKDCYQILSLYLPPRWCRETSLGGKELIVLSDENLVDNENMVDANANDAIDGDCFVRCPLLSNMKGHPK; encoded by the exons ATGAAG AATTTTGCAAATTTAATGAAGAAGTCACCTAAGGCAATTTTAATAGACCAAGATCTATGGATCACAGAAGCAGTATCAAAAGAATTGCTATCCacaaaacatgttttttgtATATGGCACATTACTGCTAAATTTAGTGGTTGGTTTACGGAAATTCTTCATAGTCAATATTCAAATTGGTGCATGGATTTCTACAATCTATATAAGTTAAACTCATGTGAAGAATTTGAGCATCAATGGTCTCAAGTTATGGCAAAATATGACATGCTTACTAACAAGCATGTAAGTGGTTTATATCAAATCAAGCATTTTTGGGTACCATGTTACCTTTGTGgctatttttttggaggaaTGACAATAACCAGAAGATCCGAAAGTATAAAAGCATTTATCAAATGGTTTGTTAGTTCCTACATAAACTTGATGCAATTTATTGAACAA gttGACCTTGCCATTGAAGATATTGAGCAAACACAATCACATGATACAATGTTGGAAAAATATAGAGGTTCTTCTTTAAGGACATTGTCACCGATAGAAGAACAAGCACATAGTGTCTTGACACCCTAtgctttcaaaaattttcaagaggAGTTTGGAAGAGCCACACAATATTCGGTGCTTCAAGAAAACGGTATTGAATTTGTGTTGCAATATTATGAAGAAAAAACCAGTCAAAAGCACTTGGTCTTATGGGATGGTGAGATGACTAGTTGTAGTTgtaagaattttgaattttggggtATACTTTGTCGTCACACACTTAGTGTATTCATTCACAAAGATTGTTACCAAATTCTATCTTTGTATCTTCCACCACGTTGGTGTCGTGAAACATCATTAGGTGGAAAAGAATTGATAGtgttgagtgatgaaaatttagTGGACAATGAAAATATGGTTGATGCTAATGCTAATGATGCTATTGATGGAGATTGTTTTGTTCGTTGTCCTCTACTCTCAAATATGAAAGGTCACCCAAAGTAA
- the LOC115985329 gene encoding uncharacterized protein LOC115985329, translated as MLEIDETDDKVHLTTFEAGLKSRDFVASLAKNPPKTMTEALLKAQKYMNAEEALAAIDGADKSREKKKEKEDDRRGLKRDRADRRNDDGNRRREDKNPRPSKFTPLVMPVDQILTEIRDEPSLKWPKPLHSTPRLRDKRKYCRFHKDHGHYTEDCSDLKEQIEELIRNRKLQQYVKRGDFGRYGQKSQPVNARRDEDHPQPHLQNALGKIKTIAGGPTTGGSFKSLRKSYQRQVNSVHNIPPSKQRRTSEDLHFSEEDARSVKQPHDDPLVIMIMIEGFNT; from the coding sequence ATGTTGGAAATAGACGAGACAGATGACAAGGTACATCTCACGACCTTCGAAGCAGGATTGAAGTCCAGGGATTTTGTGGCATCCTTGGCAAAGAACCCCCCTAAGACGATGACCGAGGCACTGTTAAAAGctcagaagtacatgaacgcggaaGAAGCCCTGGCAGCTATTGACGGAGCAGATAAGAgtagggaaaagaagaaagaaaaggaggacgATCGAAGAGGGCTAAAACGGGATCGGGCTGACAGACGGAATGACGATGGAAATCGAAGGAGAGAGGACAAAAACCCTCGTCCATCAAAGTTCACCCCGCTGGTGATGCCAGTAGATCAAATTCTAACAGAAATAAGGGACGAACCGTCCCTAAAGTGGCCAAAACCACTCCATTCAACACCTAGATTGCGCGACAAGAGGAAATACTGCCGTTTCCATAAAGATCATGGGCATTACACGGAGGACTGTAGCGACCTAAAAGAGCAGATTGAAGAGCTCATCCGTAATAGAAAGCTACAACAGTATGTAAAAAGGGGGGATTTTGGCAGGTACGGACAGAAAAGCCAGCCAGTTAATGCACGAAGAGACGAAGATCACCCACAACCTCATCTACAGAACGCACTAGGGAAAATAAAGACCATCGCCGGGGGACCAACCACTGGAGGATCATTCAAGTCTCTCAGAAAGTCATACCAAAGACAGGTAAACAGCGTCCACAACATACCACCGTCAAAGCAAAGACGCACCAGTGAGGACTTGCATTTCTCTGAGGAAGATGCCAGAAGTGTAAAGCAGCCCCATGATGACCCGCTCGTCATTATGATCATGATCGAGGGGTTCAACACGTGA